The Malaclemys terrapin pileata isolate rMalTer1 chromosome 20, rMalTer1.hap1, whole genome shotgun sequence genome contains the following window.
TTCTGTGCTTGTGATACACGAGACACTACAGGAGGCTGCGAGCAAGTCTTGGCTGTGTTCTGCTGGCTCAGCTGCGTGGGAAGGAGCCTCGCGCAGGGGGACCGGGACTGCCACTCTTGCTCAAGGGGTCGCTGATCTCGGCGTCTGGGTTTTTGGGGCTCAGCTTCAGACCATGTGGGGCTGAGACTCACGATTCCAGTGGTTGGGGGCAGCCCCTTGGGGAAGATGGGCCCTAagtgacttatcttgcataaaatacagcataactatgtcataatcatatcctAATAATATCTTTGTGAAGAGTCTCAGTACTAGTAATGCCCTGCGGGGCTGGAGTCCCTTCAGGAAGGAGGGGATGATCCTAATGCTGGGGAATGGGGCTGCCCCTGTGGCACAAAGAGGGGACTAGTGCAAAGACATGCAGCAAGTCAGcgacagagctggggatagaacccaggagtcctggctcccagcccccactgcgctatccattagaccccactcccctcccattcaTGTAGGACAACCTATGGTACGTCTGcagaaggcggcatgcgagctgattttcagtggcactcacgctgcccaggtcctggccaccggtccgaggggctctacgttttaatttaatttttaaatgaagcttcttaaacattttaaaaaccttatttactttacatacaacaatagtttagttacatgttatagacatatagaaagagaccttctaaaagggttaaaatgtattactggcacctgaaaccttaaatgagagtgaataaatgaagactcggcacaccacttctgaaaggttgcggaCCCCTGATGTAGGATGAGGTGAGGTGGCTGCTGTCTGGGCACACTGGCTATCGGCTCTTGGAGAGTGTGGGTGCACCTAGGCTAGAGCATCCTTAGGAGTCCTCGGTGGGCATTGTCCCCTAGCGCCTGGGCCAGCTGGGCCTCCCTGCTCTTGCGACCTGCGCTGCGGTCCCTGGGTTGAGTTTGGTGGTGTCTGGTCTCAGCGAGGGCACCGCCTGCCTGGGTCCCCCAGGAGAAGTTGCATCAGGCTGGACATGCTCCTTtgtgtgggggtagggggagttgtgcaggcagtggggctggggcagctagAAACTGGGAGCCCGGGAGTGACTGCTGGGCTGGTCCCGCTGGGCAGGGTGCTTGGGGGTGAGCTCCGTTCCTGTGGCCTAGCCGAGGCCTGGGGCAGCAGTAGCCCGGGGAGGCCAGGAGGatgttctccccacccccctctggcAGCTTGGGGGCTTCATCGCACCTCGCTTGGGGCACTGGCCGAGGCCCCTCCCTGGgtagtcccagccctgcccattcCTAGGTGTTCGCAGGGCACCGGCGTGAGCTGGGAGCACTCCCATCTGTGGGCTCAGAGGCGGCATGGTGTAAACAGACACACGTGGCCCTGCACCTGACGCAGCTCACCCAGCGGCCGCCCACGTGTCTGTGCAGAGCTGCCACCGGAGCCCTGTGTGGCTGGCGACGCtcagggcagcagctctgggctggagtaGGGTGGGTGGCCCTCCTCCCACACCTGACACCTGGCAGTCATGAGGCAGGGTATTGCTGCTGGTAGGACTGCACTGTGCAGCTGAGGTCTGGGCACTGGGATGCCAAGGAGAGTGGGACTGTAGGGCACCTTTGGGGACTGGCACTTCAGAGAGCAGCTGCGGGGTCAGTGAGCGGGCTCAGACCTCTTCGGAGAGCCCATCCCAAAGGTGGTGTAGGCTTTCCCACAGGGTGAAGGATGGGGGACGGACTCTGCTGGGTGAAGGGGCGGGGGCTCTGCTGTTGCAGCCCATCAGGGCCAGGGCCAGATCCCACTGCTTGCCCTGCTGTGGATTTGCTCTCTGCTCGGGAAATCAGCTGCGTGCTCTCACCCATGTTTGTTCTGTCTGTGCCTCCTTCCCTCTCCGGACCTTGTGTGTTTCAACAGTGTCactggcaagggggagggggtcccgtggtcagagcaggggattCCTGGTTTCTTTATCACAGCTTTGCTGGGCTGCGTTTGCCCCCAGTGGGCTGTGCTGGGTGCCGAGCTGCAGAAGATCTGTCCAGTGTGTGAGACCTTGGCAAGTGGCTTCACCTCCCTGGCTGAAAATGGGTGGTGATTTCCCTGTGGGAGCCAATGAATGGCTGTGCCACCCTGGGCTGTCCTGCAGAAGTGTCGGAGACACCCCCTCCCAGGCCCCCGTGAGATTTTGCAAGTAGCATTGCCTGTGGGTTGCTGCCCTTCTCCAGTCGTTCACCTGGCAGCGTGCCTGTCCAAGCCAGTTAGGTGCCCAGGTGCCGTGGGGACGAGCGCGGTGCAAAGCTGAATCAGGGTGGAATTCCACGAGAAATAACTGGCCCCGCTGGATCGCAGCTGCTGCAAGCCGAGGGATTCTCCCGCGGAGCCGTCGGGGCATTGGGTGGGGTGCCGGGGCAGGTCAGATagggtgatcacaatggtccctcctagCCTTACTGGCGGGGACTGGCCCCTTTGTGGTTTGTAGCTGCAGcgttggggggtggggctgctggttGTTGTGTGCTCTGGGATAGCTCAgaagagcctgccagccctgccgctTCCTCTGCTCCATTGTTGGGAGGTTGGTTCTGCAGCTGCGTTTCCTTAATCTGTGCCAATGGTTCTGCTCTGACCCCCATCATGGTAGTGCCTGCCCACTCCCAATGCATTGTATCCTCCTGTGCCCCTGGGCTGCTTGCCTGGCCTACAGAGGGGATTGAGGCACAAAGGCTAAGTGACAAGAGTGCTCATGGGGGGCGGAGTAGTGGCCTGGCCCCCAATCTCCTAGGCTTGTTCCCTCCCCACTGGGCCACGCTTCCTTCTGCCCCCGTGGCTGGCAGTGGTTGAAGGAGCTGAGTCACTGAGCTCCAAGCCAAGTCCCTTCTCTCTGGCCAGGTTGGGGGTGGCTGATGCCAGCCCGGTTGGCTCCGCTCTAGCTGTGCAGTGCCCCCGATGGCACCCCCAATGCCTGTCTGAATCCTAGGCAGGCTGCTCCCTGTCTGAATGGGGACAGGCCACGAGAGGCTGAAGATGATCAAGGGGCTGATGGGGGTTTTGTGTCCCTGTTAGCACACATGGGCCCTGGCCTCAGTGGTGatggccggggtgggggggcgcctTGGCTGTTGAGACCTAGGGACGCCTGCGAGCGCCAGGCCCCTGCCGACAGAGGGGTGGAGAATCAGCTGAACGTGGGCTTGCCCAGTGCCGTGTGGGCCCAGGGCGAATGTGATCTGGGAAGGCACAAATGGGATCCTCaagcaggagcagggaggttaGTTTCCCTCTGGAGGGGGttctggtgcgaccgctgctgagCTCCTGGGTGCAGTTCTGTGTCCACGATTCCCAGCGGAGGTTGGTAAATGGGAGAGGGTCAGAGAGGAGCCACGAGGATGATGGAAGGACTGAGGGGGTCATGGAGTTCAGCGCATGGAGCTTAGCAAGGAGAAGGGTAAGGGGTGACGATCAGTGTGGAAGGACCGACAGCCCAAAGATTTGATACCGGTTCATCTTGCAAAGGGACAGCTTGTTACAAGGGCTGGACTGAAACCTCAGCCTGGAAAGCCACCGCAGCGAGTGGGACCCCCAGCGCTATGGGCAGGTCTCCACCATGGGGAGTTCTTAAATCGAGTGTCTCTGCTTCCTTGCCCCCCAGCGCAGAACCGCCTTCATCACTGCCTAGCTGCTCCAAAGCTTTCTCCCAGCCCCTGTGCCCTGCCCGACCACTCATCCTAGCCCTgcctggtccccctgcaccctgcctggccccttgccccagccccccccccccctgcgcccTGCCTGGCCGCGCCCTGCCTGGCCCCTTgtcccagccctgcccgtgccctgccctgcccccccccccgtgccctgcCCTACCACTCGTCCCTGCCCCGCCAGGGCCCTGCCTGGCCCCCCCCTGCAACCTGCCTGGCCCCttgtcccagccccccctgcaccctgcctGGCCCCCCCCTGCAACCTGCCTGGCCCCttgtcccagccccccctgcaccctgcctGGCCCCCCCCTGCAACCTGCCTGGCCCCttgtcccagccccccctgcaccctgcctGGCCCCCCCCTGCAACCTGCCTGGCCCCttgtcccagccccccctgccccctgcctggcccccccctgccccctgcctggccccttgtcccagccccgccagggctctgctctgtgCCCCTGCTCGGGCCGGCCCCCTGGAGCGTGGCCCCCCTTTAACTCATGTGGCCGCCCAGCGAGGCGCTGCCAGCCCGGCGGGACGGGCCGGGGCGAGGGGCCCCCACCACGTGTCTGCGAGCGTGCGGAGCCGAGCGCGCCTgcgcctgcccctccccgcccgggGGGCCGCGTGTCTCCCGGCTGGCGCGTGGCGCCCCGCGTGGGAGGGCGCGCGTGGCCGGGCACGTGCACCGccgccagccccagctccccgcgGGCAGAGGGGGCCGGCCCCGGGcgggtggggagcggggaggcgctgcagggccgcacccctgtgctggggggcgggcaggggggtgCGCACGTGTCGGTACATGCACGCGggaggggcatggccccagcctcttccctgggggggggggcggcggctgGGCGCGTTTGGCCTTGGCAGGGAAACGGGGGGGGGTCGGTGCGTGTCTGGCCAAGGCTGTGGGGTGAGCGGTGGGCGGGGCGGGGTGCACAGACCTGTGGTGGCTGCAGAAGAGAACAGCTGTTGCTCCCACTCCGGAGCGCTGGTGGGAGGgccagggagctgatagggggtgtgacggggggggggggggctgtgtggggctatGGTGGGAGGGAGTctcagcccgggggggggggtacatATGTCCCAGAATGCCCCCCCCATGTAGGCCCTGGGAACAGGGGGGGTCAGTGCCTTTTGGGTAACATctggctgcccccgccccccatgcagtGCTGCAGGTGGGGGCAGGACGAGGGGAGTTGCTATCTCAGGGGTTCCCTCGGGAAGCTGGGGATGGGAGCCTGGGGGAGCCCATCCTTGGTGCCTGATCCTCTGCTTTTCCCTTTCAGGCTCGGAGATGCCTGCGGAGAAGCCCCCCGCCACCGAGAGGCCGTGCCAGCCCCTCGTGGAGAGAGGCATGGCGGTGGGGGGTACAGCAGCGGCGACCGTCGGCTCCGGGGGGCGCCCGGGGCTGTTGGAGAAGCCAGCCATGGGGGGCGAGGGCAGCAGGAAGTTCCCGGATCCCCACCCGCCAGCCAGCGAGTCTGAAAAGGATTCTGGCTTCTCAGGTAGAGACGTGTCCTGGGGGCAGCACTGGGCAGCAACCGATCTCTGGGCCTCCCCTGCCGcatccccatccctctgccccactcTTCGCCTGGGACGTGACTccactgggaggggtgggggtgtatgAGGAGCCCGGGATTTCACTCCAGGGACCGGGCtctggagctgggcccagcctgcttccctgcccccccattccctcctgcccctgggaGCAGAGGGCGCTGTGTGCATGGGAAGGACAGGGCGGTCCAAGTGGACTGGGGGGAGTTGGGTTAAGCTGGGTTTGGGAGGAGCCAGGCCCCATGCACAAATGCTTTggtcccccagcgctgcccagtGCACCCCACAGTCTGGGGATGAGAGCCTTGGGGTTGCCGGGGCCTTGGGTTAGGGAGCCCCTGGGCCCCCATACCCAGCAGGGTCCCTCCCCCTACagggccccccaccccagcatgcaacagggcccctcctcttcccaagGCCCATTGTGTGGTGTTACCAGTAGACCCCAGGGTAGAGCGGGCCATGCAGTGCTGCCCCCTTAGCAGGATGGGCCAGAGGCCCCCGGCCAGCCACGGAGCAGCTTTTGGGTCAGTCCCTTGGTGCCTCCTGTTGCCTGTTCCCTGTTGCCCTCTAGTGGCGCTGGGTGAATATTGTCTCCTATTGCAACCCCCCGGGGGCCGTTTCAGAGCCGATCTGTCAGGGGAGCTGGTGGGGACCTCACGGTTCAGTTGCCTGACGCTTTCCATTATTAAAGGTTTTTGTTGCCTCGTTATagaggctctgcccccccccagtgtTTGCACCGGGCCTCTGACgctgggcagggagagagccTGGGCTAGAGAAGGGCATCGCCTCTCCCCATGAAATTCTGCTCACGTTTAGCTGAGCTGTGGGGAAATCAccgtttcccttccccccccgcttGCGTTGTCAGCATAACTTCGGCGGTAGCCACAATAATAATGGGCTAAGGGCACGGGAGGCCAGGCCTGCCCTGTCGCTAAATCAGAAGCAGCAGGTGCAGCCGCTGGCCTGTCCCTGTGGTGAGAAGAGACGGCTGGACTGGACTGGGCTGGGCAGCCCAGACCCCCTGCCGAACGCTACTGTCCCGTCGTCCAGCAGGGGGAGCCATGCGGCTGGGCTGCCCCGCTCCCAGTGTGTGGTCCTAGTGGCCCACAATTCTGCGGGGGAACCATATGGTTGGGCTGCCCTGCACTGTCCCCCACCCAGCATGTGGACCCAGTGGCCTGTCGTCCTGCGGGGGATGCCACGCAGCTGGGctgccctgacccccttccccactcagcccctgccctgtcGCTGACTCTGCATGTGGCCTCAGGAGGTTTCTGTCTCAGCTTCCCGCTCTGTAAAGTGAGGGCGATGATCCTGCGCTCTCAGAGATAACGGGTGATGTGGAGCTCAATCCAGGAATGTCCAGCCGCCATGGTGAGGAGCCATGCAGAGGCCCCTGGGGACCGGACCCATCTGTGTGGCAGGCAGTAAGGTAGCACCCCGTGCTGAATGAGGAGGATAACAAGGATTTCGCTAGTGCCTCATCCCCATCCGTCCCGGGGAACCAGCGCATGATCCTGCAGTTACGGGTGGCGTCATGATGCAGACGCACGAGGGGGCCGGGGCCTGGGATTTCCTCACGTCTGAGCATTTGACTCAGTGGCCTGAACAGCgtcctcttcccccagctccatGTCATCTCATTAGCCCCCGAGAGCCTGTGCATGGGCCTCCAAGCTCCTCTTTCCGCCAACCCCTGTGAGACTGCAGGGGCAGCCATGAGACAGGGCTGGCTGGCAGGATTGGGAAAGCTGCCTCGGGGGGTCTTGGGGAACCTTGTGCTCCTCTCGTCTGGAGACTGCCCCACTGGCAGGGGCTACAGTGGGACTAGAAGCTGGCTCCCAGCTTGTGTTTTGTCCGAGGAACGTCGGGAAGGTCTGTCCTGTCTCAGCAGAACAATCTCCATGGGTGGCACTGTGCAATGCAGGGGCTGGGCACTCATCTCTAGCAGGCCTCTGCGCCCCAAGCGAGCTATTGAGCAGTGGGTTTTGGGGAGACTCCACCCCACAACTCTGGGCTGCTCTGCATGGCACCgcctctcccagccccagactCTTCCAGTCTAGACAGGAAGGGACCcatgcatggggctctggcagggcCCTCACGGCCCCATGTCTGGCTCCCAGAGCCAGACTTAGCTGCAGGGCTGGCCGTGAGATACCCCTGGAGCTGAAGccattttggggtgggggcataCAGACAGCAACTGGAGGTTTTgttgcctgctcccctccctgtgGCTCTAGTCTCGCTGCCAGGCAGCCCAGCCACTGTCCCCCGCACTGCCTCTTACACACTGCTCCTGTCCCCCTGTGCAGACACGAGTTCGGAGTCCCTGAGCACGCTGGATCAGGCTGAAGCGGAGGAGCCGTCCATCTGTGCCTCACACTGGGCGACCAACGGGCCCAGGCTGCGGACGGCGCCGGATCTCGACAGCACGTTCACCAGATTCACCCCTGTTTACATTGTCAAAAACGTTATCCTGAAACAGGTagccctcctgccccaaccccccaccacacccccaagTCCCTGGGGCTTGGACGCGCCCCAGCAGATCAGCCGCTCCCCAAGGTCACGGGGACGGGGCTCGCTGTCCCGCATggtcagtggggaaggaggggaaagcagCCCTGGGCATGACGCAGAGCTGTCCACCAGCAGCACTTGTGGCACGCCATGCCAGAGGGAGAGGTGAAACTGCGAGATGAGGGAGCCCCGCAGGAGCAGAGCCAGCACCCACGTGCCCCCTTGTTCCTTGTGGCCCAGATGCCCAGCTCTCGGTGGTCAGAGCCCAGGTAGCTTGCTAGGTGCTCACCCTCCTCTCCTGCTCTTCCCTTGCAGCCCCTGGGAGCTTCCTCCAGCACCCAGCTTCTGACCTGGAGTGGCCAAGCCCCCCCGGACAGTGTGCAGGGCCAGGCCCGGCTCATCTTCCTCCAGCAGCCAGTGGCTACAGCCACGCTGAAGCCGCTGCTGCCTGGCCGGAAGCCACAGGCCAAGGACACCTTCCTGCCCATCCTCAACGCCTACCCCAAGATTGCCCCACACCCGGGCCACAGCCGGGAGAacgaggctggggctgggccccCGCCCCGAAGTGGCAGTGCTGGCCATGCCAAGAGCAAGCGCTTTTGCCTGGAGGAGGCCTGGGTGTCGTCCTCTGAGTTGGATGCCCCCACCAGCGGCGGGCTGCGGGAGGAACAGCGCCCGGGTGGCACCGTGCAGGTGCCCTCTGCCGGCAGCTCAGAACCACTGTCCCAGAACACTGTCACCTCATCCACGGAGCTGGCTCGGCCGGCACCCAGCTCCATCGCAGCCCAGGGGAGCCAAGCCCTcctggacctggctgaggggagGATCCTGGCCAAGGCCTCCAAGAAGCTGGGCTCGAGCCTTGGGAAGCAGCGGCGCTTCCACAACACGGTGGAGATCCTGAGGAAGTCGGGGCTGCTGGGTGTCACCCTGCGGACCAAGGAGCTGATCCGGCAGAACAGCAGCACCCAGCGGGAGATCGCAGAGCTGCGGGAGCATGCCCGGCTCCTCTGCGAGGCCATGCAGAGCAACAACTCTCAGACCTGGGCCCGGCTCCAGGCGGCCATGAGCCTGTCTGCCTCCTACTGGGCCCGGAGAGGCACAGGCCCGGACGTGCCTGCCAAGGCCAAGGCCGAGGCAGCCACTCCCCCCACGGACTTCAGTGGGGAGTCCTTGCCCGCCTCCCCCATGAACCTGGCGCTCACTCCGGACCTGTCAGCACACACGGCCCTGCCTTAGGCCCTAGCGCGGCCGCTCGCTCAGCAAATAAACCTGCTTTGAACAAACCACACTTGTGACTGAGTTCCCAGGCCAGGGCCAGCTGGCTCtgggtggagctggagcagagcccagTCCAGCAGGCCGAGCGTGGCCAGCCCCACTCCTCTCTGGTGGGACAGGCAGAGAAGATGGAGCTAGTTCCTGCTCTGAGCCTGGCTCCATCCTGGGGGGGCCTGCCTGTGGTTTGCACTGCTGCCTTGGGCCACATGAGttgcgctgggggaagaggctgtgTGCCAGGCTGGGCATTGCTGGCCGTTCCTCCGGGGGGGGTGCGGTGGAGAGAGCTGATAGCTTGGTGCCATGTGTGCAGGTGTCTGTCTGTCCTTCCCCGTTGTGGTGACTTCAGCATAGccagggcagcggggctctgtgCTGCCCCACAAGCAGCTGGGCTCCAGCCTCGGGAGAATTCCTGCCCTGGGCCGCTGCGGATGTGGGTTACGGGCTGGCAGGGGCCCCAAGGAAGGGCTCTCTCCTGCTGCCTCCTCGAGGCCATGTGTGATGGGAAGAAGGGCTGGGGACTCAGGTGCCCCATGCAGGGCTAGAGCCCGTCTCTGcatgcccaaggcccctgccagTGGGCTTCTGGTCAAGGGTAGGGCTGTGGAGCCTGGCCAGGCAGGTGCTGTCCTCCCCCACATGTGACCTGGTCAGAAACAGCTGCAGATACTAGTGATtgtccacctcccccaccccagcagtgcCTGAtgtgcctgctcccctccccgggCAGTGCCTGCACCCCCTGGTCTGTGtgcacccctttccccccacccccacaatgcCTGGTCTGCAGACTGACCCTGGGACGGTGCCAGGGCAGCCGAGGATGGGAACTGCTGCCTGCTGGACTGTGCTCCCGCCACCCATGAGCCCCTTGCTCAGTGCTGCTCCTTCCTCCCTCTGCTCTCCACCACACCCTGTATGGCTCCTGCCCCCTTGCAAACCCAGTGTGGGCAGGGACAGCTGACGTGAGGGAGGTGCACCTTGGGGGCAAGGGGGCTGGAGCCACACAGAGCATGCAAGTTGTTCACCCACTGGGTTTGCCATCAGCGCAGGCGCCTCGGCCGGGCAGGTGCCTGGTTGGCAGAGACCACTCTGACTCTAGAGGGGCTTCTGCATAGCCCCAGACAGAGGCTCCCCCAGCCTGTCACTGCTGACTTTGGGGAGCTGGGGCTTGGGCCAgggtgggtgcagggctggagccccCCACCTGCCAGGGATGCTCAGCGCGGGTCTGGGCTCCATGAAGGATGGCCCATGTCCCTTAGACAATGCTAGTGTTACTGGGGGCAGGCCCTGGGGACCCTGGAGTGAGccaatgctgcccccccccccatccttgtGGCTCTGTCGCAGGTGCTGCTTGGCCTCTCCTGGGCCCCTTCGCACCCAGTGCTCCTTGGCGGGGGTTGCTCAGGTCCAGCCTTCGGGGCCGAAGAGTGATGTGCAGGTAGAAGTTCACAGGGTTGGGCCAGGCTCTCTGCTGGCCTGCATCTGTGCCCACTCTCAGTCCCTTCACACAGGAGAGAGCCTCCGGGAGCCCCTGACTGGCAAGCGCTGcccctgctggtgtgtgtgtgggggggagccctTTTGGCTTGGCCTGGCACCCTGAGGAGGCCCCAGAAGAGGCTCCTGCAGCCCTTGCTCTGCCGCCTCTCTGGCTGCGGCTTTTTCAGCTGTTGGTGCAGCAGGGATGGTTTTTTTCCTGGCATGGAGGTGTTGGGCATATTCTGGGCAGCTATAGCAGAACCACACTACTCCCTGAGGAGGGGCTTGGCCtcatcccctcctcctgcctggcAGGAGGCCAGGACCAATTGAAAGCAGGGACCAACCTTGAGCTGGGCATTGAGCCTGTGGGGTCAGGACCCTTCCCCCGCACGCTCCAGTATATGCAGTCATCCCAGAGCACAGCTGGGCTGGGTCCTCTAGCTGCCAGCATGGCCCAGGGTGCAGTTCTACTGCACTGGCTTCTTCAGCCATGGGCATTGACCTGTGTGGGGAGAATGGGGCAGTGCCCCAGAGCTGGgtcctccaggcaccagccttggCTAGATGGCACAAATGAGACAGTGGCACCAACTTGACTTCCTCGGATTTTCAGGACACGAGCTAGGCCCTTGGGCATGTGCCATTACTGCCCTGTGGCTCCATCTGCACCACACACCTTCCCTTTGACCAGAAGGAAGCTGCAAGGTCTGTGCTCTCCCCACCTAGGCCATGGCTTTGCCAAAGCCATTGCCAGAGGGGCTGGCCCTGGGAGTGAGGGACAGGGGGGAGAAGCACCTTCCTCAGACTGAGTCCCACCTGGGGCTACTGAACTGGCAGCTAAACCCCCTCCTGCTGACAGGCCCAGGGGACCCTACAGCTTCCAGCACACAGGCTGGGCTGAACTCTGGCTCCTTAGAAATGCTCTTCCCCCACCATTGCTGTTTCCTCTGCCCCTGGGGTCAAGGAGAAGGGCTGGGCAGGGAAACCTGCCCAAAGAGCTCTCGGGCATGGCGCTCTGCTGCCAGCTCCCAGGAATACAGCCCCTGCAGGCCTGGCCTTGTGATTCTGCCATGGCCAGGGCCCCCTCCCCGTAGGTCGGTACAGGGCCCTCACACTAGATTTGGACCCTGTAGGCATGCAGTGGAGGGCCACACAGCCCTCCCTGAAGGGTGGCTAGATGAGGGACATGCTGGGGTATGTCTGGGGTCACCATGGAGGGTTGCCTTTAGCCCTAGGTGGAGGTAGCCCAGCCCCCAATGCTGCAAGGCTCCAGGGTGGTAGGGTGTTTGTCACTGGCAGGCAACATGCATCTCTCCCACCAGGCTCTAGGACAGTGACTCTCaaatttttttactggtgacccctttcacacagcaagcctgtgagtgcaacccccccccttataaattaacactttttaatatatttaacacctttataaatgctggaggcaaagtgggatttggggtggaggttgacagctcacaacccccatttaataaccttgtgaccccctgagaggtcctgacccccagtttgagaaccccctgcTCTAGGGGCTGTCTGTGAACTCCAGGGGTCCCTGCtatggggggaagggtggggatggATCAGCTTGTAGCAGGGGGCTGAACCTCAGAATCTCAACCATGGGGCTTTatatgtggggggtggaggggactgAGCAGATGGTGTGAGGGCCCTGTGGTTCTGCTGCTCCCAGCATTGTCCTTATACACTAggtaggtaggtgtgtgtgtgtgtgtgtgcgtccaTCCGCGAGGGCCCATAACCACACAAGGCAGTGTTGGGTGGtcaggcctgggggaggaggtagGAGAGTTAGAGcaggaggcctttttgtttggactgatTCAGTCAGTCATTCTGTCTCCCAAGCCCCTTTTCCCATCCCCAGTTGTGGTTATGGGGTATTGTGCTATCTTCTGCACTTACACATGTTTTACAGCTGAACTCACACTT
Protein-coding sequences here:
- the LOC128826682 gene encoding CLOCK-interacting pacemaker-like, with product MPAEKPPATERPCQPLVERGMAVGGTAAATVGSGGRPGLLEKPAMGGEGSRKFPDPHPPASESEKDSGFSDTSSESLSTLDQAEAEEPSICASHWATNGPRLRTAPDLDSTFTRFTPVYIVKNVILKQPLGASSSTQLLTWSGQAPPDSVQGQARLIFLQQPVATATLKPLLPGRKPQAKDTFLPILNAYPKIAPHPGHSRENEAGAGPPPRSGSAGHAKSKRFCLEEAWVSSSELDAPTSGGLREEQRPGGTVQVPSAGSSEPLSQNTVTSSTELARPAPSSIAAQGSQALLDLAEGRILAKASKKLGSSLGKQRRFHNTVEILRKSGLLGVTLRTKELIRQNSSTQREIAELREHARLLCEAMQSNNSQTWARLQAAMSLSASYWARRGTGPDVPAKAKAEAATPPTDFSGESLPASPMNLALTPDLSAHTALP